A genomic segment from Clarias gariepinus isolate MV-2021 ecotype Netherlands chromosome 11, CGAR_prim_01v2, whole genome shotgun sequence encodes:
- the LOC128533289 gene encoding putative gustatory receptor clone PTE03, producing the protein MALQFTNNTFTFNLQIARFDVSPEAVYPVFIAGFLCYLCAVFFNVTILALIVTQQSLHKPMFYILFSLPLADLIGITCALPRVLVDILTEKNMVYYPTCVLQGFLLHLYGGGVLFILAAMSFDRYIAICQPLRYNSIMGPYMVGGVIALAWGLDIAMVVVLFALQARFLKCKTFIFNVFCDNVSLLQLSCGGDFIVNNIYGLSITGLMQGISVTVQLFSYVQILKVCISHTQTDARSKAVNTCLAQLITFGLYEIVSSITILSYRFQNVPSNTQKICGMLTFTVLPVLNPIVYGIKTRDIKKAFFTLINKRHKVHMQG; encoded by the coding sequence ATGGCACTTCAGTTCACAAACAACACATTTACCTTCAACCTCCAAATTGCAAGATTTGATGTCTCACCAGAAGCTGTTTATCCTGTTTTTATCGCTGggtttttgtgttatttgtgtgCAGTTTTCTTTAACGTAACAATTTTAGCATTAATTGTTACCCAGCAAAGTCTTCACAAAccaatgttttacattttgttcaGCCTACCTCTGGCAGATTTAATAGGAATCACCTGTGCTCTTCCCAGGGTGCTTGTTGATATtctaactgaaaaaaatatggtCTACTATCCAACATGTGTTCTGCAGGGCTTTTTGCTTCATTTGTATGGAGGTGGTGTACTTTTTATTCTTGCTGCCATGTCATTTGATCGTTATATAGCTATATGCCAGCCACTCAGATATAACTCTATAATGGGTCCATACATGGTTGGTGGTGTCATAGCTCTGGCTTGGGGACTTGACATAGCTATGGTTGTTGTATTATTTGCCCTTCAAGcaagatttttaaaatgcaagacttttatttttaatgtcttttgTGATAATGTTTCTTTGCTCCAACTTTCATGTGGTGGTGATTTTATTGTGAACAACATCTATGGATTATCTATAACTGGACTCATGCAGGGAATAAGTGTGACTGTTCAATTATTCTCCTATGTACAAATTCTTAAAGTCTGCATTTCCCACACACAAACTGATGCTAGAAGTAAGGCTGTAAACACATGTTTAGCACAGTTAATTACATTTGGCCTTTATGAAATAGTTTCTAGTATAACAATACTTTCATATCGTTTTCAGAATGTACCATCTAATACACAAAAAATATGTGGTATGTTGACTTTTACAGTTCTTCCAGTTCTTAATCCAATTGTATATGGAATTAAAACAAGAGacattaaaaaagcatttttcacACTGATAAATAAAAGACACAAGGTCCACATGCAAGGAtaa
- the LOC128533291 gene encoding olfactory receptor 52B2-like, whose translation MALQFTNNTFTFNLQIARFDVLPEAVYPVFIAGTLCYLCAVFFNVTILALIVTQQSLHKPMFYILFSLPLADLIGITCALPRVLVDILTEKNMVYYPTCVLQGFLLHLYGGGVLFILAAMSFDRYIAICQPLRYNSIMGPYMVGGVIALAWGLDIAMVVVLFALQARFVKCKTFISNVYCDNISLLQLSCGGDFIVNNIYGLSITGVMQGISVTVQLFSYVQILKVCISHTQTDARSKAVNTCLAQLITFGLYEIVSNVTILSYRFQNVPSNTQKICGMLTFTVLPVVNPIIYGIKTRDIRKAFFSLINKKHEVVTQLSRI comes from the coding sequence ATGGCACTTCAGTTCACAAACAACACATTTACCTTCAACCTCCAAATTGCAAGATTTGATGTCTTGCCAGAAGCTGTTTATCCTGTTTTTATCGCTGGGACTTTGTGTTATTTGTGTGCAGTTTTCTTTAACGTAACAATTTTAGCATTAATTGTTACCCAGCAAAGTCTTCACAAAccaatgttttacattttgttcaGCCTTCCTCTGGCAGATTTAATAGGAATCACCTGTGCTCTTCCCAGAGTGCTTGTTGATATtctaactgaaaaaaatatggtCTACTATCCAACATGTGTTCTGCAGGGCTTTTTGCTTCATTTGTATGGAGGTGGTGTACTTTTTATTCTTGCTGCAATGTCATTTGATCGTTATATAGCTATATGCCAGCCACTCAGATATAACTCTATAATGGGTCCATACATGGTTGGTGGTGTCATAGCTCTGGCTTGGGGACTTGATATAGCTATGGTTGTTGTATTATTTGCCCTTCAAGCAAGATTTGTAAAATGCAAGACTTTTATTTCTAATgtgtattgtgataatatttcTTTGCTCCAACTGTCATGTGGTGGTGATTTTATTGTGAACAACATCTATGGATTATCCATAACTGGAGTCATGCAGGGAATAAGTGTGACTGTTCAATTATTCTCCTATGTACAAATTCTTAAAGTCTGCATTTCCCACACACAAACTGATGCTAGAAGTAAGGCTGTAAACACATGTTTAGCACAGTTAATTACATTTGGCCTTTATGAAATAGTTTCTAATGTTACAATACTTTCATATCGTTTTCAAAATGTACCATCTAATACACAAAAAATATGTGGTATGTTGACTTTCACAGTTCTTCCAGTTGTTAATCCAATAATCTATGGAATTAAAACAAGAGACATAAGAAAAGCATTTTTCTcactgataaataaaaaacatgaggTTGTAACACAACTATCACGCATATAA
- the zbtb32 gene encoding zinc finger and BTB domain-containing protein 16-A, with the protein MIRIHNPHPLPFLHQTEMFLRAGTLCDTILTVEGYTFKAHALVLSWASKTLERQLINQNPAKGYCCTVDGVSPQTVKQILDYVYSAYVEVPKGDLPDLLRGAQHLEMQSLMEQCELQLGIQGSVNGREEERSSPDIDVGECDSRKKIPSSDEVSLSSSLESPSLTHFDHEKSQHVTNLSTPPQKPPLSISIASPTHSREPISSSPSLAQSPSLHWPPVNPSRHMVLTYTDFMAFQHMVACSYPTTMYPFLQRSLQLQMPSSLVGYTGLLHPHQHILRPKPLTLDGPFAQEIKQKTDLISAVAPGAATQERERKSKVQSDKETHCKHCRRPIENSWRQSMRSASADLEELLPECKFCQRSMREKRSLRSLRRGHGGEKPYQCKNCNKRFSLKHQLDTHLRVHTGEKPFECRLCGQRSRDYSAMIKHLRTHGGATPYQCTLCLEFCSSLVTMQKHLKGHPSQDFPPNWSLSSTYLYSCHA; encoded by the exons CACTTTCAAAGCCCATGCATTGGTACTATCCTGGGCCAGCAAGACCCTTGAACGTCAGCTGATCAACCAGAATCCAGCTAAAGGCTACTGCTGCACTGTTGATGGTGTTTCCCCACAAACTGTTAAGCAAATCCTTGACTACGTGTACAGTGCTTACGTAGAAGTTCCAAAAGGGGACCTTCCAGATTTGCTTAGGGGTGCTCAACATCTGGAGATGCAGTCACTTATGGAGCAGTGTGAGTTGCAATTGGGGATCCAAGGCAGTGTTAATGGTAGAGAAGAAGAGAGGTCCTCCCCCGACATTGACGTAGGAGAATGtgattcaagaaaaaaaatcccctctTCTGATGAAGTGTCTCTCAGTTCTTCTTTAGAATCTCCTTCTCTGACACACTTTGACCATGAAAAGTCACAGCATGTCACTAATCTATCAACCCCACCACAGAAACCCCCCTTGTCCATTAGCATAGCCTCTCCCACACACTCCAGGGAACCTATTTCCTCCTCTCCCTCACTGGCCCAGAGCCCTTCACTTCACTGGCCCCCAGTTAACCCATCACGTCATATGGTCCTTACTTATACTGACTTCATGGCATTCCAGCACATGGTGGCATGTTCATATCCCACAACAATGTACCCGTTCTTACAGCGCTCTCTCCAGCTCCAGATGCCTTCATCTCTAGTGGGCTACACAGGCCTGCTTCATCCCCATCAACACATTCTGCGTCCTAAGCCTCTAACTCTTGATGGTCCATTTGCCCAGGAGATCAAACAAAAGACTGACCTCATCAGTGCAGTTGCGCCAGGGGCAGCAACACAGGAAAGAGAAAG GAAGTCAAAGGTGCAGTCAGATAAGGAGACCCATTGTAAACACTGTAGAAGGCCGATCGAAAACTCCTGGAGACAGAGCATGAGGTCAGCATCAGCAG ATTTAGAAGAGCTTCTTCCAGAATGTAAATTCTGTCAAAGGAGTATGAGAGAGAAGCGTTCACTGCGCTCACTAAGAAGGGGCCATGGAGGAGAGAAACCCTACCAGTGCAAAAACTGCAACAAGAGATTCAGTCTAAAGCACCAGCTAGATACACACCTTAGGGTTCATACAG gtgaAAAGCCATTTGAGTGTCGTCTTTGTGGTCAACGGTCACGTGATTACTCTGCTATGATCAAGCACCTGCGTACTCATGGGGGCGCCACACCATATCAGTGCACATTGTGTTTGGAGTTCTGCAGTAGCCTGGTGACCATGCAGAAGCACCTAAAGGGTCATCCAAGTCAGGACTTTCCCCCTAACTGGAGCCTGAGCAGCACCTACCTCTACAGCTGCCATGCATAA